From Topomyia yanbarensis strain Yona2022 chromosome 1, ASM3024719v1, whole genome shotgun sequence, one genomic window encodes:
- the LOC131685536 gene encoding transcription factor grauzone-like yields MTDSLSGCFTCMRRTDNFLRICDDSNTECVDQILARHFWFERSDFEVSVLCTSCWEKIDAFHKFYCEVADLHHSDVLRQVQVKVETNGRSENDPQSQTPKVRRGRKRKQSLEDGEVENKEGDQFPVPVLVKLEVGDQEQSAVETVIDEISQPKVEFDNEATDSDPSNEDSSFSNEVDSTEEESDEESSKPIAARRRPIARNTPRRRRIQKKPARTSADKDALIRKHLDKLPCGQCDEVYITFTSLEKHCRKIHDTLATVICCNRQYQKQVNLYEHLLRHKNIYKFHCKECDRCFKNADGLIMHNMLHHTPEENKRFRCSQCCKAFAAEILLTSHLNWHATVEPRNIVCEKCNKYFTNTKRLENHVATHHPEQMIPETFPPTSAEPAYHLQQQLKPSEPTDTTDGSELLKLEPGVVDSEPNENSIRKSGELAKPFRRKTPEELAKEDELIRKYCALNCEHCDFSADTFSKLELHYKNAHDERGYASCCLRKFGKKSRLYEHVCVHENPEHFKCEICAKTFLNSFGLANHMMWKHTPDSEKPFSCDVCGNRFWKDYLLKQHMEYHLALEEKKFACKECDRHFGTNLLLKSHEQTVHGLSASWVCDICAKGFPLKSALEFHRQQHTQEGRAAMKAQCEHCKLWLKNVRSLRSHRKRCNSNPVSCELCGRECSNIYALQGHKKFVHSGTPAYSCSFCAKPFKRLLRLKEHEAGHTGELLYKCEYCPRTCNSSSNMYTHKKVAHPEQWAEKMAHRFHQR; encoded by the exons ATGACCGACTCCCTGTCGGGCTGTTTCACGTGCATGCGAAGAACGGATAATTTCCTGCGAATCTGCGACGATTCCAACACCGAATGTGTGGACCAGATTCTGGCGAGGCATTTCTGGTTCGAG AGAAGTGACTTTGAGGTTTCCGTCCTGTGCACTAGCTGCTGGGAAAAGATTGATGCGTTCCACAAGTTTTACTGCGAGGTTGCCGATCTACACCACAGCGACGTTCTACGGCAGGTACAGGTGAAAGTGGAAACCAACGGGAGGAGTGAAAATGATCCGCAATCCCAAACGCCCAAAGTTAGAAGGGGTCGTAAGCGGAAACAATCACTGGAAGACGGAGAGGTAGAAAATAAAGAGGGGGACCAGTTCCCTGTACCAGTACTGGTAAAACTAGAGGTCGGTGATCAGGAGCAATCGGCGGTTGAAACTGTAATCGATGAAATAAGTCAACCAAAAGTTGAATTCGACAACGAGGCAACTGATTCAGATCCATCTAATGAAGATAGTTCATTCAGTAATGAGGTGGACAGCACGGAGGAAGAATCTGACGAAGAATCATCTAAACCGATTGCTGCCAGAAGACGGCCTATCGCACGAAATACCCCACGTCGTCGGCGGATTCAGAAAAAACCAGCGCGGACTTCAGCCGACAAGGATGCTTTGATTCGGAAACATCTGGATAAACTACCCTGTGGGCAGTGTGACGAAGTTTACATCACATTCACATCACTGGAGAAGCACTGTCGAAAAATTCACGATACACTGGCAACGGTCATCTGTTGCAATCGACAGTACCAGAAACAGGTCAACCTGTACGAGCATCTGCTTCGGCACAAGAATATTTACAAATTCCATTGTAAAGAGTGCGATCGTTGTTTTAAGAACGCAGACGGGCTCATCATGCACAATATGCTTCACCATACGCCGGAGGAAAATAAACGGTTTCGGTGCAGCCAGTGCTGCAAAGCGTTCGCGGCGGAAATACTGCTGACGAGTCACTTGAACTGGCACGCCACCGTTGAACCGAGAAATATCGTATGTGAAAAATGCAATAAGTA TTTTACAAATACTAAACGGCTTGAGAATCATGTGGCAACCCACCACCCGGAACAGATGATACCGGAAACCTTCCCTCCAACATCTGCAGAACCCGCATACCATTTGCAGCAGCAGCTCAAACCGAGTGAACCAACCGATACAACTGACGGGTCAGAATTATTAAAACTCGAACCCGGAGTCGTAGACAGTGAACCGAACGAAAATTCCATCCGAAAATCAGGCGAACTTGCTAAACCTTTTCGCCGCAAAACTCCCGAAGAGTTGGCCAAAGAGGACGAACTGATTCGAAAATATTGTGCGTTAAACTGCGAGCATTGTGATTTCTCTGCGGACACGTTTAGCAAACTGGAACTGCACTACAAAAATGCTCACGACGAACGGGGATATGCGAGTTGCTGTCTGCGTAAGTTCGGCAAGAAAAGCCGCCTGTACGAGCACGTTTGTGTGCACGAGAATCCTGAACACTTCAAGTGTGAGATTTGTGCTAAGACCTTCCTCAACAGCTTTGGGCTGGCCAATCACATGATGTGGAAGCATACTCCGGACTCGGAAAAGCCGTTCAGTTGTGACGTGTGTGGGAATCGGTTCTGGAAAGATTACCTGTTGAAGCAGCACATGGAGTACCATTTGGCACTGGaggaaaaaaagtttgcttgtaaGGAATGCGATCGGCA CTTCGGGACCAATTTATTGCTCAAATCACACGAGCAAACGGTACACGGGTTGAGCGCCAGCTGGGTGTGCGATATTTGTGCTAAGGGTTTTCCCTTGAAATCAGCCCTTGAATTTCATCGGCAACAGCACACGCAGGAGGGTCGTGCGGCTATGAAGGCACAGTGTGAACACTGCAAACTGTGGCTAAAGAATGTCCGCAGTCTTCGAAGTCACCGAAAGCGTTGCAATTCCAATCCAGTCAGTTGCGAACTTTGCGGAAGAGAGTGCTCCAACATATACGCGCTGCAGGGTCACAAAAAGTTCGTCCACTCGGGTACTCCAGCCTACTCGTGTTCATTCTGTGCGAAACCGTTCAAGCGGTTGCTTCGGCTTAAG GAACATGAAGCCGGTCACACCGGGGAATTGCTGTACAAGTGCGAATACTGTCCTCGCACGTGCAACTCTAGCTCCAACATGTACACTCACAAGAAGGTTGCTCATCCGGAACAGTGGGCGGAAAAGATGGCTCATCGGTTCCATCAGCGGTAA
- the LOC131676459 gene encoding ashwin-like: protein MDILHPYMLSKDQLLEIFRQRNFLIPRLDELSRDELIGLYVRHLLPQPRRGETPSSSSSTSIGTNGSTQSPDVEMKDVGQSRKSSTARQRIVFSDQSPQSVDNVSNGMKRIKLINATDCGRMDGRTDPSRSSQNTNISTKRTLEVSPSKAGNSTSNGGIKLNPASNKRQKITWP, encoded by the exons ATGGATATTCTACATCCTTATATGCTTAGTAAAGATCAACTGTTGGAGATCTTCCGACAG cgcaACTTCCTAATCCCCCGGTTGGATGAACTGAGCCGCGACGAGTTGATTGGCCTCTACGTGAGACACTTGCTACCACAACCAAGGAGGGGTGAAACCCCTAGTTCCAGTTCGTCCACAAGCATCGGTACGAACGGTTCCACCCAATCACCGGACGTAGAAATGAAAGATGTAGGACAGAGTCGCAAAAGTTCCACCGCACGACAAAGGATCGTTTTCTCAGACCAGAGCCCGCAGTCGGTGGATAACGTCAGCAACGGGATGAAACGGATCAAACTGATCAATGCCACCGATTGTGGTAGAATGGATGGGCGCACAGATCCGAGCAGATCTTCCCAGAATACGAATATTAGCACGAAAAGAACGCTTGAGGTTAGTCCCAGTAAAGCTGGCAATAGTACCAGTAACGGTGGTATCAAATTAAATCCTGCGTCGAATAAGAGGCAGAAGATAACGTGGCCGTGA
- the LOC131685543 gene encoding brefeldin A-inhibited guanine nucleotide-exchange protein 3, which produces MEELLMTIVKEATGSKQQNLKQAAQIAHDKLLRQHGIHRDPSYELRSVCFTALQMALETKRPKFVTYGLNGLHRIIRDERFFFGLEPEDDSLWLPAQLLRATSGMSTVGNEDTVVNVLRLFLSMACSPTCTLNGRLLIELLSKCGECWENGSRAVKAASLAAGSQCLRAFCTFLKDEAEDILRTGPAGIINIGMAAAVYNEVIPVMQWLCSRLIEPSTGSPKRTDTVGSLYLMECILTLVTSLPPDVHANPHFTAFLWQKFCPTLAATLGSPGRVNIDKKFTYKDAIHLIESEHRGFFTRPGLDGPQARCIYLTSIQLLRIAGAQGSLRPMLEALFHRMLLLPIPANRAEPLRCVREILKSPERLIDLSVILYPDKSQGQSCSDDMALFRLIIDAMEECATTSQNGSNSVDNSMNSSVECIVALLESLQTLCSGRFDESIISDRIANAINNRYYQLREADYTGPLTYQSMARLPAPYRDAVAELRQSGFETSSESEVDAEQQIDPEAGSLGSGDTEGPEDEAHSSSDDMSSKAEGHWPWVHLEEPPHVRSDVDCDRHHAREFAKVLSKDLVPNLLKLKASVEVDEAIQEFASSICQQNSMNYSDYDYNLTALNADGIYLATYSALLLALQLMKAGHYDEGREPILIPLSEQQFVTSVQNAGVLVYLSSAWLRELYQSILATNPLISLKSVENTDGSHCALVDMLYDAGGIGPTQMLSDWQRLQSVVRIQSEPNAKQLAAKKLARRLLTCCWDSMVTVLTAGLGEVDDSRATRLMKLSKKTLRVKKKTRCSGEALYALSLEGLHAAATLSNALNLQHLAGKILNLIATNVCQNSGPKIPASQALSMDVVLSGGLELGSHSADCWLPVFSVCRHVTQLEHDLFSSQNASLGGASANVASNGKEMESPSKALGQSDKLNLSSYPIDEDETCVDVYSFLQAPLPSANANVATILKAYSGHDAVNLSQADTAKMLCALSHQADTLFSDSAERLALPALLQFLKGLCRASREQLYRSASSKKGKKSWWLGRPWKVKNDSLPLSLLLHRVGDVTLKVFRGPRPLLHILKVWAITGPHLMDAACHKDRTISKRAIEYIHDIITALLVEQSELPHFHFNEALLKPFENLLSMDSCDVDVQDQIVGCLYEIVEAHRTEIRSGWRPLFGTLRTARNRPVHLSNIIDIFHVFLETDNTLVFANAGLDCILCLLSYLEISGSGGNVGGSTTGSDSTDDNNIRSSDFLYDALKFLERCSSILSFMYNMPLCPNLHSTYKIKGITYTHIIDANIPNSMENFTYFGQDYLQSSNEQYMISYRTLHIDKETITKIDELDKPSGVLKVWFLLLDGLTNSLIVCPIAHQSPILQSIFKLFKSLLVNPGIEFGFYCINHLLIPMIQDWLRYVNKAQKNWGLIEKNFKHCCCMTTDLVVEFIEKSQTVGGLEDRVVIGSEQTYQHQQVVKKSKLTSIVRPVDNLKYSQLRKMTSSASDEPEQFTGYYSKAKEEEVSSVTKIPTAAILALKQLLLVLIECSAQSQETIARVGVSCMKHIIFSTGHIFNEDQWMVITSAIHRASTVTMAPLRQLIFAFNENSNSFYGDCANVKVAARRDSTLEELQRVHSLAQQVFLMDNQRDLLNSRLNNNLVNGTNGAGTGTDDRSYSFLLYPLNCNTNMTQSCSINGGGISASLQINGLNLDSYIIRIPYRNLIVGLLASQMLLQLIANILLNGLTNVPNELNSCIYNGGETGSSTSKALFQLGYRSKEILLRTLKQFLVCSMDFDSRPGLKFLIQKVSNIENAANLYKQMTSSWIINYMTLVDMYINNIRAYNLNEDDIKYILDSCNHMTAASQQWKKNENFVHYLLTLRDLWDLIAEHYIDNLKSDECDGTTITHIVENKLEKYERFDDKLDNSSSEDDQASNPEGLTTGGDSPCHPDIQEIDPESPSKSDEESISVSTIVGNHRVNPFNIAANQQQHLQHQQQLQHQQQQQQSISPEIEQQRTNSIQKDLISKRSALKQLIVASMELLKLLPQQQAEMLKLLLTPKIREAFRAVQEQGTGLSME; this is translated from the exons ATGGAGGAACTGTTGATGACAATCGTGAAGGAAGCGACTGGCAGCAAGCAACAAAATTTGAAACAAGCCGCACAAATTGCACATG ACAAACTTTTGCGTCAGCATGGCATCCACAGGGATCCTTCGTACGAGCTGCGATCCGTCTGCTTCACCGCCCTGCAAATGGCGCTGGAAACGAAGCGACCAAAATTTGTCACCTACGGACTGAACGGTCTGCAC CGCATCATCCGCGATGAACGGTTCTTCTTCGGTCTCGAACCGGAAGACGACTCGCTGTGGCTACCGGCTCAGCTCCTGCGAGCGACCTCGGGAATGTCTACGGTCGGCAACGAGGACACCGTAGTGAATGTTCTGCGTCTGTTTCTCTCGATGGCCTGCTCTCCAACGTGTACCCTTAACGGGCGTCTACTGATCGAACTCCTGTCCAAGTGTGGTGAGTGCTGGGAAAATGGATCCCGTGCCGTCAAGGCTGCCTCGCTGGCCGCTGGTAGCCAGTGTCTGCGAGCTTTCTGTACCTTCCTGAAAGATGAAGCCGAAGATATCCTACGTACCGGTCCAGCAGGGATCATCAACATCGGCATGGCTGCGGCCGTTTACAACGAGGTTATACCGGTGATGCAATGGCTTTGCAGTAGGTTGATCGAGCCAAGTACCGGGAGTCCGAAAAGGACGGATACAGTGGGTTCACTGTACCTGATGGAGTGCATTCTGACACTGGTGACTTCGTTGCCGCCTGATGTTCACGCCAACCCGCACTTCACGGCGTTTCTTTGGCAAAAGTTTTGTCCGACGTTGGCTGCTACACTCGGTTCACCGGGTAGGGTCAACATCGATAAGAAATTCACCTACAA AGACGCTATCCATCTGATCGAGAGTGAGCATCGTGGATTCTTTACCCGTCCGGGACTTGACGGTCCCCAAGCACGCTGTATATACCTGACCAGTATCCAGCTACTACGAATCGCTGGAGCTCAGGGCTCGTTACGACCCATGCTGGAGGCTCTGTTTCACCGTATGCTTTTGCTACCGATTCCGGCCAACCGCGCGGAACCGTTGCGATGCGTTCGAGAAATCCTGAAAAGTCCGGAACGGTTGATTGACCTCTCGGTAATACTGTACCCCGATAAGTCACAGGGTCAAAGTTGTAGCGATGATATGGCGTTGTTCAGATT AATAATCGACGCCATGGAGGAATGTGCCACCACCTCCCAGAACGGAAGTAACTCCGTGGACAACTCGATGAACTCCAGTGTGGAGTGTATCGTCGCACTGCTGGAAAGCCTCCAAACGCTCTGTTCGGGCCGTTTCGACGAATCGATCATCAGTGATCGCATTGCGAACGCAATCAACAATCGGTACTATCAGCTGCGAGAAGCGGACTACACTGGTCCGTTAACGTATCAATCGATGGCTCGGCTTCCGGCACCTTATCGGGACGCCGTAGCCGAACTTCGTCAAAGTGGTTTCGAGACTTCCTCCGAGTCGGAAGTTGATGCCGAACAGCAAATCGACCCGGAAGCAGGATCGCTTGGATCGGGAGACACCGAAGGACCGGAAGATGAAGCACACTCCTCGAGTGATGATATGTCCTCCAAGGCGGAAGGTCACTGGCCGTGGGTTCATCTGGAAGAGCCACCTCACGTCCGCTCCGATGTGGACTGTGATCGTCATCATGCACGAGAGTTCGCCAAAGTTCTGTCCAAAGATTTAGTCCCAAATTTGCTGAAACTAAAAGCTTCCGTCGAGGTAGACGAAGCTATTCAAGAATTTGCCTCCAGCATCTGCCAGCAGAATAGTATGAACTATTCCGATTACGATTACAATCTGACGGCGTTGAATGCTGACGGAATCTACCTGGCAACGTATTCAGCGTTGCTTTTAGCTTTGCAGTTGATGAAAGCCGGTCACTACGATGAAGGCCGTGAGCCTATTTTGATTCCTCTATCCGAACAGCAGTTCGTCACCTCCGTGCAAAACGCCGGAGTCCTGGTGTACCTTAGCTCCGCCTGGCTTCGTGAGCTGTACCAAAGCATTCTGGCAACGAATCCACTGATTTCGCTGAAATCCGTTGAGAATACGGATGGGTCGCACTGTGCTCTGGTGGACATGCTGTACGATGCTGGTGGAATCGGACCAACGCAGATGCTATCCGATTGGCAACGTCTGCAGTCGGTAGTACGGATTCAAAGCGAACCGAATGCAAAACAGTTGGCGGCCAAAAAATTAGCCCGTCGTCTGCTGACTTGCTGCTGGGACTCGATGGTGACCGTGCTGACCGCTGGTTTAGGTGAGGTCGATGACTCTCGTGCAACCAGGTTGATGAAGCTATCGAAAAAGACACTACGGGTTAAAAAGAAGACCCGCTGCTCCGGGGAAGCTCTTTACGCTCTTAGCCTCGAAGGTCTTCACGCAGCTGCTACGTTGAGCAACGCCCTGAATCTACAGCATCTGGCCGGGAAGATACTGAATTTGATAGCGACCAACGTTTGCCAGAATTCCGGTCCGAAAATCCCGGCCAGTCAGGCACTGTCGATGGATGTGGTACTTTCGGGGGGATTGGAGCTGGGATCTCATTCGGCTGACTGTTGGCTTCCGGTTTTCTCCGTTTGTCGACACGTGACACAGTTGGAGCATGATTTGTTCAGTTCGCAGAATGCTAGCTTGGGTGGAGCATCGGCGAACGTGGCTAGCAATGGTAAGGAGATGGAGTCACCGAGCAAGGCATTGGGACAGTCGGACAAGCTGAATTTGTCGTCGTATCCGATCGATGAGGATGAGACTTG CGTGGACGTTTACAGCTTCCTGCAGGCTCCACTTCCGAGCGCCAACGCGAACGTGGCTACTATCCTGAAGGCGTACTCCGGACATGACGCAGTGAACCTGTCGCAAGCCGACACGGCCAAGATGTTGTGTGCGTTGTCGCATCAGGCGGACACTCTGTTTTCCGATTCTGCCGAACGGTTGGCCCTGCCGGCATTGCTTCAGTTCCTGAAGGGCCTTTGCCGGGCTTCACGGGAGCAGCTCTACCGTAGTGCATCGTCCAAAAAGGGTAAGAAATCATGGTGGTTGGGACGTCCCTGGAAGGTTAAGAACGATTCCTTGCCACTGTCATTGCTGCTCCACCGTGTGGGTGATGTAACGCTTAAGGTATTCCGAGGACCAAGACCGCTGTTACACATTTTGAAGGTTTGGGCCATCACTGGACCACATTTGATGGAT GCTGCTTGCCACAAGGACCGGACCATTTCCAAACGAGCGATCGAGTACATTCATGACATCATAACTGCACTGTTGGTGGAACAATCCGAGTTGCCTCATTTCCATTTTAATGAAGCACTGCTGAAACCTTTCGAGAACCTGCTTAGTATGGATTCGTGCGACGTCGATGTTCAGGATCAGATCGTAGGGTGTCTGTACGAGATCGTAGAAGCGCACCGAACGGAGATCCGCTCCGGCTGGCGGCCTCTGTTCGGTACGTTGCGAACCGCACGGAACCGTCCTGTTCATCTGTCCAACATAATCGACATCTTCCACGTGTTTCTTGAAACGGACAACACGCTGGTGTTTGCCAACGCCGGGTTGGACTGTATTCTGTGTCTACTCTCGTACTTGGAGATTTCGGGTAGCGGTGGAAATGTCGGCGGATCCACTACTGGGTCCGATAGCACCGACGACAATAACATTAGATCCAGTGATTTTTTATATGATGCTTTGAAATTTCTCGAACGTTGCTCATCGATCCTTAGCTTTATGTACAACATGCCGCTATGtccgaatcttcattcgacctACAAGATCAAGGGCATCACTTATACACACATAATCGACGCTAACATTCCTAACTCGATGGAGAACTTCACCTACTTCGGTCAGGATTATCTACAGAGCAGCAACGAGCAATACATGATCAGCTATCGAACGCTTCACATTGACAAGGAGACAATAACCAAAATTGACGAACTGGACAAGCCGAGTGGTGTCCTGAAGGTGTGGTTCCTGCTGCTGGATGGCCTGACCAACTCGCTGATCGTTTGTCCGATAGCTCACCAATCGCCGATTCTGCAGTCTATCTTCAAACTGTTCAAATCGTTGCTGGTCAATCCGGGAATCGAGTTCGGATTCTACTGCATCAACCATCTGCTGATTCCGATGATACAGGACTGGCTTCGATATGTCAACAAAGCGCAGAAGAATTGGGGCTTGATCGAGAAGAACTTTAAGCACTGTTGCTGCATGACCACCGATCTGGTGGTGGAGTTTATCGAAAAATCGCAGACAGTTGGAGGACTTGAAGATCGGGTAGTGATCGGTAGCGAGCAAACGTACCAGCATCAGCAGGTTGTGAAGAAGAGCAAATTGACATCGATCGTTCGACCGGTGGATAATTTGAAGTACAGTCAACTGAGAAAGATGACTTCGTCGGCTTCGGACGAGCCGGAACAGTTTACGGGATACTACAGCAAAGCGAAGGAAGAGGAAGTATCCAGCGTTACGAAGATTCCAACGGCTGCTATCCTAGCACTGAAGCAGCTGCTTCTGGTGCTGATCGAGTGTTCGGCTCAGTCCCAGGAAACGATTGCTCGCGTTGGGGTTAGCTGTATGAAACACATTATCTTCTCGACGGGTCACATTTTCAACGAGGATCAGTGGATGGTCATCACGTCGGCCATTCATCGGGCCAGTACGGTCACAATGGCTCCGTTGAGACAGTTGATCTTTGCATTCAACGAAAACTCCAATAGTTTCTACGGAGATTGCGCTAACGTGAAGGTTGCGGCCAGGAGGGATAGCACCCTGGAAGAGTTACAACGAGTACATTCGCTGGCTCAACAAGTGTTTCTAATGGATAATCAACGGGATTTGTTGAATTCTAGATTGAACAACAACTTGGTTAACGGAACCAATGGAGCGGGTACCGGTACAGACGATCGATCCTACTCGTTCTTGctgtatccgctgaactgcAACACGAACATGACGCAATCATGTTCGATCAACGGAGGAGGAATCAGTGCTTCTCTACAGATCAATGGACTTAATCTCGACAGTTACATCATCCGAATTCCGTACAGGAACCTAATCGTAGGACTGCTGGCTAGCCAGATGCTGCTTCAGTTGATTGCCAATATTTTGCTGAATGGCTTAACGAACGTGCCGAATGAGCTGAACTCCTGTATCTACAACGGAGGGGAAACTGGAAGTAGCACAAGCAAGGCGTTGTTTCAACTGGGCTATCGCAGCAAGGAAATTCTTCTGCGAACGCTCAAGCAGTTTCTCGTGTGCTCGATGGACTTTGACTCACGACCGGGTCTTAAGTTTCTGATTCAGAAAGTATCCAACATAGAGAACGCTGCAAACCTATACAAGCAGATGACCTCTTCGTGGATCATCAACTATATGACCTTGGTCGATATGTACATCAACAACATTCGAGCGTACAACCTGAACGAGGACGACATCAAGTACATCCTTGACTCGTGTAATCACATGACTGCCGCTAGCCAGCAGTGGAAAAAGAACGAAAACTTTGTCCATTACCTGCTGACCTTGCGGGATCTGTGGGACTTGATCGCTGAACATTACATAGATAACTTGAAGAGTGACGAATGCGACGGAACTACGATCACCCACATCGTCGAGAATAAGCTGGAAAAGTACGAACGATTTGACGATAAACTGGACAATTCTAGCAGCGAAGATGATCAGGCGAGCAATCCGGAGGGTCTTACTACCGGAGGCGATTCTCCCTGCCACCCGGATATTCAGGAGATCGATCCCGAGTCACCCTCTAAAAGTGACGAGGAAAGTATCTCAGTATCCACGATTGTCGGCAATCACCGAGTGAATCCGTTCAATATCGCAGCCAACCAGCAGCAGCACCTACAACACCAGCAGCAACTGCAAcatcaacagcagcagcaacagtcgATATCTCCGGAAATCGAACAGCAGCGAACCAACAGCATTCAGAAGGACCTGATCTCCAAGCGATCGGCTCTGAAGCAGCTGATCGTGGCTTCAATGGAACTGCTGAAGCTGCTCCCGCAGCAACAAGCGGAAATGCTGAAGCTACTGCTGACACCGAAGATTCGAGAGGCTTTCCGTGCCGTTCAGGAGCAGGGAACGGGTTTATCAATGGAGTAG
- the LOC131685568 gene encoding fatty acid hydroxylase domain-containing protein 2-like, whose product MELVEDPTNGSVTFLQNSWNNLLDTIGDDPEFLYVWALTTWVNGFFWVFGGLFVLMDVFNGPRWLRKYKTQPGTNEPLEWDGLLRVAKTILFNQTMVGIPLTYIGFHSAGRTNLPNVRVLPTAFEVLRDLCVCLFFAEIGFYYVHRFLHLRPLYRYVHKKHHEWTSPFAWTAMYCHPVEHVISNMLPPIIGIHLMKSHLATATLWFTLLIINTIRDHCGYHLPFFPSPEYHDYHHAKFTECFGTFGYLDLLHGTDKQFRKSKQHLRHRFLWTTQSARELVPDK is encoded by the exons ATGGAGTTAGTGGAAGATCCGACCAATGGATCCGTGACATTCCTACAAAATAGTTGGAATAATTTGCTGGACACGATTG GCGATGATCCTGAATTCCTCTATGTATGGGCTCTAACAACCTGGGTGAATGGTTTCTTCTGGGTGTTTGGCGGTTTGTTTGTGCTAATGGATGTTTTCAACGGTCCTCGTTGGCTGCGCAAATACAAAACACAACCTGGGACGAATGAACCACTGGAATGGGACGGTCTGCTAAGGGTTGCGAAGACGATCCTGTTCAACCAGACGATGGTTGGAATTCCGCTTACCTACATTGGATTTCATTCGGCCGGCAGAACGAATCTACCGAACGTTCGAGTTTTGCCAACTGCCTTCGAAGTGCTTCGTGATTTATGTGTTTGTTTGTTCTTCGCCGAGATTGGATTCTACTACGTGCATCGTTTCCTGCACCTACGACCATTGTATCGATACGTCCACAAAAAGCACCACGAGTGGACATCTCCGTTCGCATGGACAGCTATGTACTGTCACCCGGTTGAGCATGTCATCAGTAATATGCTTCCACCGATCATCGGCATTCATCTGATGAAGAGTCATCTGGCGACGGCTACGTTGTGGTTCACCCTGCTCATTATTAACACAATACGAGATCACTGCGGATATCATTTGCCATTCTTTCCGAGTCCGGAGTATCATGACTATCATCATGCTAA ATTCACGGAATGTTTTGGAACGTTTGGCTACCTCGATCTGCTGCACGGCACCGATAAGCAGTTCCGGAAGAGTAAACAGCACCTGCGCCATAGGTTCCTTTGGACGACTCAATCTGCGAGAGAGCTTGTTCCGGACAAGTGA